The segment CGGACCATCTCGTATTTGCGTGTCTCCGTCACCGACCGCTGCGATCTGCGCTGCTTCTATTGCATGTCGGAAGACATGACGTTCCTTCCCAAGGCCGATTTGTTGACGCTGGAAGAGCTCGACCGGCTCTGCTCCGCCTTCATCGCCAAGGGCGTGAAGAAGCTGCGGCTCACCGGCGGCGAGCCGCTGGTCCGCCGCAACGTGATGTCGCTGGTGCGCTCGCTGTCGCGGCATCTGTCGAGCGGCGCGTTGCGCGAGCTGACGCTCACGACCAACGGCACCCAACTCGCAAAGCACGCGCAGGAGCTTGCCGATTGCGGCGTCCGCCGCATCAATGTCTCGCTGGATACGCTTGATCCCCGAAAATTTCGCGAGATCACGCGCTGGGGCGAGATCGACAAGGTGCTGGAGGGCATCGAGGCCGCGCGCGCTGCGGGCCTTGCCGTGAAGATCAACGCGGTGGCGCTGAAGAACCTCAACGAGGACGAGCTCCCCGATCTGATGCGCTGGGCCCATGGCAAGGGCATGGGACTGACGCTGATCGAGGTGATGCCGATGGGCGAGATCGGCGCAGGCCGCATCGACCAGTATCTGCCGCTATCGCTGGTGCGCGCGCGGCTCGCCCAGCAATTCACGCTGACGGATCTGGCCGAGAACACCGGCGGGCCGGCGCGCTATGTCAGCGTCGCCGAGACCGGCGGCAAGCTCGGCTTCATCACGCCGATGACGCATAATTTCTGCGAATCCTGCAACCGCGTCCGCATCACCTGCACGGGCACGCTGCACACCTGCCTCGGCCACGAGGATGCCTCGGATCTGCGCAAACCGCTGCGTGCATCGGACGACGACACCCAGCTTGCCGCTGCGATCGATCGCGCCATTGGGCTCAAGCCCAAGGGCCACGATTTCATCATCGATCGTCGCCACTCCCGCCCCAGCGTCTCCCGGCACATGAGCGTGACCGGCGGCTGACATTGGGCGGCCTGCGGCCCTATTCCCCTTAACTATCAACAAACTTCCGATTGACTGGCGGCACCGCCGCTGGTTTTGTGCGGCTGCCTTAAGCCTTCGCGGCGGGACAAGCCGACGCGCCTAGTCGGCGCAGACCCAGGATGGCAGGCAAAAATCGGGGGAGGACCTATCGTTGCAAGCGCTCCTAAAGCTGAGCCGTGGGATCGACGCGTTCACACGTTGGACGGGCAAGCGCCTGGCTTGGCTGATCCTGGTCGCCGTGATCATCTCGGCCGTCAACGCGATCGTGCGCAAGACGTTCGATACCTCGTCCAATTCCTGGCTTGAACTGCAGTGGGTGCTTTTCAGCATCGTCTTCCTGCTCTGCTCGCCATGGACCTTGCTCGACAACGAGCACATCCGGATCGACATCTTCAACAGCATGATGCCGAAAAAGGCGCGCAACATCGTCGACGTCATCGGCCATTTGGTTTTCCTGCTGCCGCTGACGGTCGTGATGATCATTACCGGCGTACCGTTCTTCGAGCGTTCGTTCCAGATCAACGAGCAATCCGGCAATGCCGGCGGCCTGCCGCAATGGCCGGCCAAGTCGCTGATCATGATCGCCTTCGCCTTCCTGCTGGTTCAAGGCGTTTCCGAACTGATCAAGCGAATCGCGGTGATGCGCGGGCTGATCCCCGATGCTCACGAGTCGCAGGTGAAGGCGATCGAAGCCGAGGTCGAGCACCTCGTCGAAGCGATCGAAAAGAAGTGACCGCCAGCGGCGTTTTTCGGGGGGATCTATGACCGCGTTTCTCATCGCCAATATGGCGCCGATCATGTTTGCGTCGCTGGTCGTCGTGCTGTTGCTCGGCTATCCCGCAGCGTTTTCACTCGGCGCCGTCGGCCTCATCTTCGCAGTGATCGGAATCCAGCTCGGCGAATTCCGCCCGGACTTCCTGCAAGCCCTGCCCGAGCGCGTCTACGGCGTGATGAACAACGACACGCTGCTCGCGATTCCGTTCTTCACCTTCATGGGCCTGGTGCTCGAGCGATCCGGCATGGCCGAAGACCTGCTCGACACCATCGGACAATTGTTCGGCACCATTCGCGGCGGCCTTGCCTATGCCGTGGTGTTCGTCGGCGCGCTGCTTGCCGCGACGACCGGCGTGGTCGCGGCCTCCGTGATCTCGATGGGCCTGATCTCGCTGCCGATCATGCTGCGCTACGGCTATGACAGGCGCATGGCCACCGGCATCATCGCGGCGTCCGGTACGCTGGCGCAGATCATCCCGCCCTCGCTCGTTCTGATCGTGATGGCCGACCAGCTCGGCAAGTCCGTCGGCGACATGTACGAAGGCGCGTTCATTCCGGGCCTGGTGCTCGCCGGACTCTATGCCGGCTACGCCTTCCTCGTCACCCTGATCTTCCCGAAGGCTGCTCCGGGCCTGCCGAAGGAAGCGATCGGCTTCCGCGAGGACAATGGCGACCGCGGCCTGCGATCGCTGGGCGTGTTGTTTCTGGCGAGCTGCGTGTTCGGCTGGTTCATGATGCGGAATTCGGAGACGCACGGCGCCGATTACGTCGTGCTCAGCATGTTCTTCGGCATCCTGTTCGCCTTCTTCGTCGCCGTGTTGAACTGGATCACCGCTCGATTCCTCGGCTTCCGTTTCCTCTCGAAGATGGCGCAGCAAACCACCTTTGCGATGGTGCCGCCGCTGTTCCTCATCTTCCTCGTGCTCGGAACGATCTTCATCGGCCTCGCCACACCGACCGAAGGCGGCGCCATGGGCGCAGCCGGCGCCCTCATTCTCGGCGCCATGAAGCGGCGGCTGTCCTGGGACCTGGTCCGCCAGGCCACCGAATCCACGGCGAAGCTGTCCGCATTCGTCGTCTTCATCCTGGTCGGCGCGCGCGTGTTCTCGTTGACCTTCTACGGCGTCAACGGCCATGTCTGGGTCGAGCATCTCCTGACCTCGCTGCCCGGCGGCCAGATCGGCTTCCTGATCTTCGTCAACGCCTTCGTGTTCGTGCTGGCGTTCTTCCTCGATTTCTTCGAGCTCGCCTTCATCGTGATCCCGCTGCTCGGACCCGCGGCCGAGCATCTCGGCATCGACCTGATCTGGTTCGGCGTCATTCTCGGCGTCAACATGCAGACTTCGTTCATGCATCCGCCGTTCGGATTCGCGTTGTTCTATCTGCGCTCGGTCGCACCGAAGGAATCCTACCTCGACCGCGTCACCGGCAAGCGCATGGAGCCGGTCACGACCGGGCAGATCTACTGGGGCGCGGTCCCGTTCGTGGTCATTCAGATCATCATGGTGCTGCTGGTGATCACATTCCCGTCGATGGTGATGCACTACAAGGGCGTGCAATCGAACATCGATCCCAACAGCATCAAGATCGAGATTCCGCAGATCGAACTGCCGCCGATCGATTTCGGTCAGCCCAAGCAATAGCGGTCATCGCCCTCGCATCATGTTCCGGCCAAGCGGAACATGATGCGCGCGACGGCCCGGGTGACAAGCGTCGGAAACACAGGCATACCGGGCCATCCTCCAGCCTATGGACCGCCGCGCATGTCCCGATCGCACCCTGCTCCGTCGCTCATCGCTCTGTTGATCGCATCGCTCTCGCTGGCATGCACCGCAACAATGGCGCATGCCGAGCCCAGCGCCAATGTCATGGCCGATGTCCAGGCACTGGCACAGAAGGAGCAGCAGCCGCTGCTCGACACGCTGCGCGATCTCGTCGGCATTGAATCCGGCAGCAAGGACGTCGAGGGCCTGAACGTGATCGCCGGGCGCGTTGCCGACCAGCTCAAGCAGCTCGGCGGCACGGTGGAGATCCTGCAACCCACCGACATCTATCGCCTCGACGACACGCCCGAGAAGATCGGTCCGGCCGTGCACGCCACCTTCAAGGGCACCGGCAGCAAGAAGATCATGCTGATCGCTCACATGGACACGGTGTACCTGAAGGGCATGCTGAAGGACCAGCCGTTCCGCATCGACGGAGACAAGGCCTACGGCCTCGGCATTGCCGACGACAAGCAGGGCGTCGCGCTCATTCTCCACACCGTGGCGATGCTCCAGAAGCTCAACTTCAAGGACCACGGCACGCTCACGGTGCTCACCAATGGCGATGAGGAGATCTCCTCGCCCGGCTGGCGCGGCACCATCACCAAATTCGCCTCCGACCAGGACGTGGTGTTCTCGTTCGAAGGCGGCGGCACCGATGGCATGCTGCGGCTCGCCACCAGCGGCATCGGCTCGGCCTATCTCACGGTGCAGGGCAAGTCATCGCATGCGGGCTCGCGGCCTGAGGGCGGCATCAATGCGCTCTACGAGCTCTCGCACCAGGTGGTTCAGATGAAGGATCTGTCCAAACCCGAGCAGGGCCTGAAGCTGAACTGGACCGTCTCCAAGGCCGGCACCAACCGCAACGTGATCCCCGCCGAGGCCACCGCCCAGGCCGACGCGCGGGCGCTCAAGGTCTCGGATTTCGACGAGCTGGAGAAGGCGCTTCAGGAGAAGATCAAGCATCGGCTCCTGCCCGATTCCAGGGTCGAGCTGAAATTCGAGGTGCGTCGCCCGCCGCTCGAAGCCAACGACGCCTCGCGCCGCGTCGCCGCCTACGGCAAGACGATCTATCAGGAGCTCGGAATGCCGCTCAACGTCGTCGAGAAGGCCACCGGCGGCGGCACCGACGCCGCCTTTGCCGCGCTCAAGACCAAGGGCGCGATCGTGGAAGGCATGGGCCTGTCAGGCTTCGGCGCGCATTCCAACGACGCCGAATATGTGAAGCTCGACAGCATCGTCCCGCGCCTTTACCTGACCACGCGCATGATCATGGATTTGTCCAACGGCAAGCTAAAATAGCGGCCCGCGTACTTCCTTCCCCCCTTGTGGGGGAAGGTGGCGCGAAGCGCCGGATGAGGGCTATCTCTCGGCGAACTCAATTGCGTGAGATGAACGCGCGGAGAGAACCCCTCACCCGTCTCGCCGCTATCGCGGCGAGCCACCCTCTCCCGCAAGGGGAGAGGGTGCAGCGGCGGTGCCGCGCCAGTTCTTCTCGACGACCGACGCACCCGCCTCCGCCAGCCTGAACCGCAGCGTGAACTCGGCGCCGCCGCCGGCGAGGTTCTCCACCGCCACCGTCGCGGCGTGATCGTCCGCGACGCCGCGCACGATCGACAGCCCCAGGCCCGCACCATCGGAGCGCTGGCGGTCGCGGCGCCAGAAGCGCTGGAAGATCAGCTCGCGCTCGGCCTCCGCAATGCCCGGGCCGCAATCGCGCACGCGCACCACACCGTCATCGCCGACCTCGACATCGACGGCGGTGTCCTTCGCGGTGAACTTGATGGCGTTTTCGGCGAGGTTGAACACCGCGCGCTGCAGCATCACGGAATTGCCGTGGATCAGCACCGGCGCATCGCTGCCCCTCAGCGCGATGTCCTTGTGCTGGGCGATCGCGAACGGCGCGATGGCGCCGACCACCTCGGCGCACACCGCGCGCAGATCCGCGGTCTCGCCGGGATCGAGCACCAGCGTGTCGAGCTCGGCGATCTCAAGCAGCTGGGCGACGATCCGGCTCATGCCCTCGATGTCGGCATGCAGCGCCTCTCTTGCCGTGCCGTCGCCGAGCGTCTCGATCCGCGTGCGCAGGATCGCCAGCGGCGTGCGCAGCTGGTGCGCTGCGTCCGCGGTGAACTGGCGTTGCACGCGAAAACCGTCTTCCAGGCGGTCGAGCGCCTGGTTGACGGCGGTGACGAGCGGCATGATCTCGCGCGGGATCTGCTCGGTCGGCAGGCGGATGTCGGTACGCGCCGGTCCGATATTGCTCGCCTCCTCCGAGGCCTGCCACAACGGCGCGAGCGCGCGGCGGAAGATGATGATGTCGGTGGCAAGCAGGATCAGCAGGATCGGGATCGTGATCCACCCCACCCTGCGGAAGAAGTTCGAGATGATGTCGTCGATGATGACGTCGCGATGCGCCAGATCCTCGGCGACCTGGATGCGCACCGTCTGGCCTTCGATGACCCGGGTGACGCCGGCACCTGAAATGGTCTCGGACAGGCGCGGCGCCGTCACGGTCGTGCCGACCTTCCTGTGCGAGGAGAACAGCAACCGCCCCTCGCCGTCGCGGATGTCGTACTGGTAGCGGCCGTAAGCGTCCGAATAGAGCCCGCGCAGACTGTCGGGCAGATTGAACGCGAGCGTGCCGTCCGCCTGCGGCACGATGCGCTCGGCAAGCACCTCGGCCTGGGCGCGCATCGCGTCGCGATGCAGCTGGTCGACCTCCGAGTTCAGCAGCCAGAACAGGACCAGCGGCAGGAAGATCGCCACCACCGCGACCGCGACGATGTGCATGAACACGATGCGCGAGATCAGCGATTTGAACGTCGGCCTGGCGAATGCCCCGGCAGCCACGCTATTTCTCCTCGGCCATCATGTAGCCGACGCCGCGGATGGTGTGGATCACGACCCTGGCGCCGTGCTCGGTGAGCTGCTTGCGCAGCCGCGAGACATAGACCTCGACCGCGTTGGAGGCGACCTCGCCCTCGAGCCCGAAAATGTGGTCCTCGACGTTCTTCTTCGGCACCACCCGCCCCTGCCGCCGCAGCAGGATCTCCAGCACCGAGGTCTCGCGCGACGAGATGATCCGCGGCTTGTCGTCGACGAAGATCTGGCGGCTCTCGGTGTCGTAGACGAGATTGGCGAGCGACAGCGAGCGCCCGAGCAATTGGCCCGGACGGCGCAAGATCGCCTCCAGCCGCGCCACCAGCTCCTCCATCGCGAACGGCTTGGCGAGATAATCGTCGGCGCCACTGCGCAGGCCCGTGACGCGGTCCTGCAAGCCGCCCCGCGCGGTCAGCACCAGCACCGGCAAGGGTTCCATCTGGCGGCGCAGCTCGCGCAGCACCGACAGGCCGTCGCCATCGGGCAGGCCGAGGTCGAGGATCATCGCGGCATAGCTGACATTGTGCAGGGCCTCGCGCGCCTCGGTCGCGCTGCTGACGGTATCGCTCTCATAGCCGGCCCCAGCGAGCCCGGTGGCGACGAGCCGCGACAGCTCGGCATTGTCCTCGACGATCAGGAGACGCATGGCACTTCCGCCGGATGGTCCGGTGCAATCACGCGGCTCGTGCCGCATTATTGCTGTCTTCCACCATTCGCCTCGTTTCGGCCAGTAAAAAGGCGGGTCCCACCCGCCGTTTCGTCCCTCTGTCAGGTTCGCGTAAGCTGGCGAGGACGAAGGTCCCCGTCAGGTTACAAGACCAGTCGCCGATGCTGTAGCAATCGAAAGCATGGCCGGCACACCTCGCAATTCTAGGCCGGCAGGTAGCTGCCGTCGGGTGGGATGACAGGTGGCCCATAGGGATTGTCGGGGTCGCCGCCACGCTTCGACAGAAGCCGGACCAGCAGGACGAGGCAACCAAGCCCCTGCACGGCTGGAAACAGCGTGAATGGATTGACAAGCATGATGGCGATCATTTGCGGATTCACCACCATGGGAAGGACGGCGAAAACTGCCATCAGTGATGTCAGGCCGAACGGGAAAAAGGCAATCCACCAGCCTCTCTGATTCAGATCGTGAAGACGCCTGATCGTCGATGCCGTCAGGAACATGTTCACGAACACGCTGGCCAGCGCGGTCACCGACATGATCACGCTCGCGAGCATCGGCACCGAATGTTCGCCGGGCCGGACGAATCTCGGCACGCTTAACGGGATGAAAAAACTGAGAACGATTGTCGATCCAAGAGCAATTGCCAGGTGCAGTGCGAAGGTTCGACGGTCGAGGCGACCCTCGCAGCTGGTGGCAAGATGCGCAAATCTCAGAATTGGGTTCGCGCTGCGCACGAGGTAATCACCGCTTGGGAGCACGGCAAGCAATGCGCCAAAGGCAAATTCGATCCAGAATGGCGGTGTCATGACCGGCGACGTCGCAGCCGCCAACGGCCAAACCATCAGAAAGCCGTTCGCGACGGCAAACAGGAGCAGCATCCAGAGCGGGCCGAACGGGAAAACCAGCAGCCATACACCTGAGAGACCGAGTTCGCGCAAACGTCGTCTGGTGAAGAACACGAGCGGTCCGCCAGCGATGACAAGACCAATGCCGAGCAGCAACGGGCGCAGCAGCGAGCGCAATATCGCCAGCGCCGGATCCGGACCTCCGGCCACCGAGGCTCCGATGATCTTGCCCGCCGTGAAGGGCAGGACCGCAATCACCGCGGATGAGATGACGAGCGCGACCAGGAAGGCAAACCGGCCAGATCGTCCGTGCCACAAATCTGAGAGCGCCATGGGCGTGCTGTCCTCAACTGTCTTGGCTGCTGAACGGAGATCAGAGCGTTCCTGAACGGCGAGAGCTGGTTCGAACGCGCCGCAAATGGCAGAGCGGACCGCACGCTGCGACCGATTCCATTGCGAAATCGTAAAGGTTGCACCTACGATTTCACACTCGCCCTGGGCGGGGTCGAAAAGTTTTCGGATCGCGGCACAGATGGTTAATGTCCATTGATTGCGGCACGCAAAAAGCCCCGGAGCTTTCGCTCCGGGGCTTTCGTAATACAGATGCAACTCAGCTCT is part of the Bradyrhizobium commune genome and harbors:
- a CDS encoding M20/M25/M40 family metallo-hydrolase; protein product: MSRSHPAPSLIALLIASLSLACTATMAHAEPSANVMADVQALAQKEQQPLLDTLRDLVGIESGSKDVEGLNVIAGRVADQLKQLGGTVEILQPTDIYRLDDTPEKIGPAVHATFKGTGSKKIMLIAHMDTVYLKGMLKDQPFRIDGDKAYGLGIADDKQGVALILHTVAMLQKLNFKDHGTLTVLTNGDEEISSPGWRGTITKFASDQDVVFSFEGGGTDGMLRLATSGIGSAYLTVQGKSSHAGSRPEGGINALYELSHQVVQMKDLSKPEQGLKLNWTVSKAGTNRNVIPAEATAQADARALKVSDFDELEKALQEKIKHRLLPDSRVELKFEVRRPPLEANDASRRVAAYGKTIYQELGMPLNVVEKATGGGTDAAFAALKTKGAIVEGMGLSGFGAHSNDAEYVKLDSIVPRLYLTTRMIMDLSNGKLK
- a CDS encoding TRAP transporter large permease; translation: MTAFLIANMAPIMFASLVVVLLLGYPAAFSLGAVGLIFAVIGIQLGEFRPDFLQALPERVYGVMNNDTLLAIPFFTFMGLVLERSGMAEDLLDTIGQLFGTIRGGLAYAVVFVGALLAATTGVVAASVISMGLISLPIMLRYGYDRRMATGIIAASGTLAQIIPPSLVLIVMADQLGKSVGDMYEGAFIPGLVLAGLYAGYAFLVTLIFPKAAPGLPKEAIGFREDNGDRGLRSLGVLFLASCVFGWFMMRNSETHGADYVVLSMFFGILFAFFVAVLNWITARFLGFRFLSKMAQQTTFAMVPPLFLIFLVLGTIFIGLATPTEGGAMGAAGALILGAMKRRLSWDLVRQATESTAKLSAFVVFILVGARVFSLTFYGVNGHVWVEHLLTSLPGGQIGFLIFVNAFVFVLAFFLDFFELAFIVIPLLGPAAEHLGIDLIWFGVILGVNMQTSFMHPPFGFALFYLRSVAPKESYLDRVTGKRMEPVTTGQIYWGAVPFVVIQIIMVLLVITFPSMVMHYKGVQSNIDPNSIKIEIPQIELPPIDFGQPKQ
- a CDS encoding sensor histidine kinase yields the protein MHIVAVAVVAIFLPLVLFWLLNSEVDQLHRDAMRAQAEVLAERIVPQADGTLAFNLPDSLRGLYSDAYGRYQYDIRDGEGRLLFSSHRKVGTTVTAPRLSETISGAGVTRVIEGQTVRIQVAEDLAHRDVIIDDIISNFFRRVGWITIPILLILLATDIIIFRRALAPLWQASEEASNIGPARTDIRLPTEQIPREIMPLVTAVNQALDRLEDGFRVQRQFTADAAHQLRTPLAILRTRIETLGDGTAREALHADIEGMSRIVAQLLEIAELDTLVLDPGETADLRAVCAEVVGAIAPFAIAQHKDIALRGSDAPVLIHGNSVMLQRAVFNLAENAIKFTAKDTAVDVEVGDDGVVRVRDCGPGIAEAERELIFQRFWRRDRQRSDGAGLGLSIVRGVADDHAATVAVENLAGGGAEFTLRFRLAEAGASVVEKNWRGTAAAPSPLAGEGGSPR
- the moaA gene encoding GTP 3',8-cyclase MoaA, whose translation is MNGSSASPLASLSSAMTDPFGRTISYLRVSVTDRCDLRCFYCMSEDMTFLPKADLLTLEELDRLCSAFIAKGVKKLRLTGGEPLVRRNVMSLVRSLSRHLSSGALRELTLTTNGTQLAKHAQELADCGVRRINVSLDTLDPRKFREITRWGEIDKVLEGIEAARAAGLAVKINAVALKNLNEDELPDLMRWAHGKGMGLTLIEVMPMGEIGAGRIDQYLPLSLVRARLAQQFTLTDLAENTGGPARYVSVAETGGKLGFITPMTHNFCESCNRVRITCTGTLHTCLGHEDASDLRKPLRASDDDTQLAAAIDRAIGLKPKGHDFIIDRRHSRPSVSRHMSVTGG
- a CDS encoding response regulator transcription factor yields the protein MRLLIVEDNAELSRLVATGLAGAGYESDTVSSATEAREALHNVSYAAMILDLGLPDGDGLSVLRELRRQMEPLPVLVLTARGGLQDRVTGLRSGADDYLAKPFAMEELVARLEAILRRPGQLLGRSLSLANLVYDTESRQIFVDDKPRIISSRETSVLEILLRRQGRVVPKKNVEDHIFGLEGEVASNAVEVYVSRLRKQLTEHGARVVIHTIRGVGYMMAEEK
- a CDS encoding TRAP transporter small permease subunit, which translates into the protein MQALLKLSRGIDAFTRWTGKRLAWLILVAVIISAVNAIVRKTFDTSSNSWLELQWVLFSIVFLLCSPWTLLDNEHIRIDIFNSMMPKKARNIVDVIGHLVFLLPLTVVMIITGVPFFERSFQINEQSGNAGGLPQWPAKSLIMIAFAFLLVQGVSELIKRIAVMRGLIPDAHESQVKAIEAEVEHLVEAIEKK
- a CDS encoding DUF805 domain-containing protein, which produces MHLYYESPGAKAPGLFACRNQWTLTICAAIRKLFDPAQGECEIVGATFTISQWNRSQRAVRSAICGAFEPALAVQERSDLRSAAKTVEDSTPMALSDLWHGRSGRFAFLVALVISSAVIAVLPFTAGKIIGASVAGGPDPALAILRSLLRPLLLGIGLVIAGGPLVFFTRRRLRELGLSGVWLLVFPFGPLWMLLLFAVANGFLMVWPLAAATSPVMTPPFWIEFAFGALLAVLPSGDYLVRSANPILRFAHLATSCEGRLDRRTFALHLAIALGSTIVLSFFIPLSVPRFVRPGEHSVPMLASVIMSVTALASVFVNMFLTASTIRRLHDLNQRGWWIAFFPFGLTSLMAVFAVLPMVVNPQMIAIMLVNPFTLFPAVQGLGCLVLLVRLLSKRGGDPDNPYGPPVIPPDGSYLPA